The Terriglobales bacterium genome segment GACAGATACGTGGAGTCGTTACCCTGCGTTGTGCTACCAATTCCGCCACCCTGATTGCCGCCAAGATGTTAGGCGTAGAAACCGCGGCAGCCGGACCGCAGATGTGTGATGCGGTGGGCGAAGTCTGTAACATGATTGCGGGCAACTTCAAGAACAAGATCAACGGCATGGGAGACGGATGTATGCTCTCCGTGCCGACCATAATCACCGGAGCGGACTACCTCCTGCGTGCACTTACCGAGTCCAGCCGGATCGATGTCAACCTGATGTTCGAGGGATTTCCGCTGATAGTTTCACTCGAGATTCACTTCTGATCGGCACCAGACCTTGTAGCCGAATACTACGTTCTGAAAACCTCATCTACAACGGCTACGATTTCGTCCATGGATGCTTCGATATCCATCGTGAGGCGCGTCAGGTCCAGGTTCGCAAGCGCCGGGTAATGGCTGACCAGCGCGGCCCATGCCTCCTCCCCT includes the following:
- a CDS encoding chemotaxis protein CheX, with protein sequence MTANLDKGDCESWGPVLTLAAREVFETMLGSVLEPGPTSFAGEELDITSMVGLAGQIRGVVTLRCATNSATLIAAKMLGVETAAAGPQMCDAVGEVCNMIAGNFKNKINGMGDGCMLSVPTIITGADYLLRALTESSRIDVNLMFEGFPLIVSLEIHF